The segment ATCACTCAACCAGTTGGGAGAGGAACAAAAGGAGGTGATCTTGATGAAGGAATATGAAGGATTGAAGTTCAGAGAGATAGCAGAAGTGCTCAATATCTCCGAAAATACTGTCAAGTCGCGCTTGTACTATGGCTTGAGTAACCTGAAAAAGATATTAGTTAAAAATCGTGCATTCAAAGAATCCTACGACTATGGGAAATAAAATAGATGAAGTGAAGATGATGGACTATCTCTATGGCGAGATGTCTGCAGATGAGCTGTTGGAGTTTGAAAAACTTCTCGGTGAGGATGCCCAACTCAGGGCAAAAGTCGAAGAATTGTCTGCTGTGCAGGGTGTTTTGGGTAGCGTAGAAGCACAGGACGTTGTGATTCCATCATTTGCGCTAGCTGATAAGGCAATGGATTTGCAGCGCGGATGGCTCAACCATTCTTCCTTCAAATGGAGTCTATCTGTTGCCGCTTCAATATTGATATTGCTGACCACTGCATATTGGATGGAATTCAAAGTGGTTCAGAATCAAGGTCAGTTATATATAGGTTTTGGTCAGTCCATTGATTCAGCGCCCGCAATCTCTGCTCAGCAGGTGCAGCAAATGATAGATGAAGCAGTAACACAACAGAAGATAAGTACTCAGACGGAGCTTGGTCTATTGGCGAGTAGTATGGATGAGAAACTCAATGAGAATCATAAAAAGAACCAGAATGCGTTGAAGCAAGGGTTGTTGAATCACAAGATCAAAACCGACGAGGTACTCAAACTCTATGTGGCTCAACTCAACGAGGGTAATAAGAAGATGATTGAAAACTTCTTTGTAGTATCCAACAAGACGCAAAAGGAGTACATGAATACGGTATTGGCTGATTTCAATGAGTTTTATCAAAACCAACGAAACTATGACATGGAGATGATTCAGTCCAATCTAGGTATGATGCAAGACAACTACAGCGTAAGACAGCTTGAACAAGAAAACCTCCTAGCCAACCTATATGATATTGTCAAAACTCAAAGCAAATAAAATGAAAGGAATAATAATCACGGTGCTCATGCTGACGGTCAATCAGTTGATTGCACAAGAACTTGATTCCAAGAAAATGGATCGAGACATTAAGATTTCAGAAGATGTGATTGCATCACTCGTCAAGTCAGAAGCAGACGAAGGAGAGTTTTACTCGGTCAAAGTGGGAGCGACCTACATGCCTGATTTTGGCGTGATGATCAACCTGGAGCGTCTGGGTTATTTTTCTCCTCAGGGATTCAAATCTGATTTTGATTTCCATTGGGAGTTCAATGATGCCAATTGGGAGATAGATATGGAGAGGATTCAAATGGACGTAGAGAGAATCACAGCCCAGGCAGATCACATGGCTAGAGAGGCAGAGGCAATGGCTAGAGAGAGTGAGCAAGCACGAAGAATGGCTGATCAAGAAAGAAGGAGAATCGAACGGGATGTCAGAAGTGAGCAGGAGGCGCACCAGAGGGAATACAGGCAGAGTGAAGAGCATGTTCAAATCGAAGAAATAGAGGTGATAGAAGAAGCCCCAGAAGAACCAAGAGTGATTGTGATCAAATCATCAGGAGATAGTAAAAACACAGCGACTGAAGCTGATTTTGAAGACTTGTTTTCGAGGATTTGTGAAGTCTATTTTACAGACTATGCGGGTTTGATCTCTCAACTCAAACCAGATGAGAAAATCATGTTGACTTCTAAAATTAGAGGAGAAGAAGGAGAGCCTGACGCGAAAATCAGTGCCTTTGTGAGCTACAAGGATATCGAAGCGAAAAATATGGGTAAGCTGAGTCCTGAAAAGCTCATAGAGAAAATAGTGTACACCAAAACACCATTGATCCAAAAGAAGATTGCTGATTTGGAACTTTTGGCAAGTATTTTTCAACGCTTGTACAAATCAGACTTGGCGACCACATACTATACTTCATCCCCCATCGTGTATGAAAAACTGGATAACTATGGGGCAATTTACAAGATGAAAGTGTACTCATCCTATCAAGTAGGAAAGGATAATTATAAAATCGTCTCACAGGGAAAAACGGGATTGACAGAGAAGGAAAGAAATGAAACAGTAGAGGCAATGTACCCAGCATTTGAGCAGCAACTCAAAGAAAATATGGTAGACTATGGAAAAACACTTAGAAGTTTAGAAGAAAATGAAAGTCTCGTATTTCAGGTTGCTTTGACCCAATGCAATGATTGCAAAATGCCGAAAAGCGTAAAGGCTACCATCAAGCAATCTGTCCTCAGCGAGTACAACGAAGGGAAAATCAAGCGTGAAATAGCTATATCCAAGATCAGCATCATCAAAGGTGAATAAGCAAAAAGGGCACTGTATTTCAGTGCCCTTTTTGCTTATTCATTTCCTTATTCCAACAATAGGATTACTTTTGCCCATTCAAAATGAAAAGTGCTTCATACATACCTGATCCAAATCACCCGTTGGTTACGCCACCGTGAGTGTCTGCACTGCTTTGGCACTCAAGCTATCTATTGGTTGCTTTATAATCATTTAAAATATTAGTTCATTGGGCTTTCATGTCCTATAATTCATTGTTGGTAGATGAAAAATTATTTGAATCTTTTTGACTTCAAACAGAAGGTAAATTACAAGTCTGAAATTCTCTCTGGTTTGACCGTAGCATTGGCGCTGGTGCCAGAGGCAGTAGCATTTGCATTGATCGCAGGCTTGTCACCTTTGACAGGGTTGTATGCTGCCTTTATGATGGGGTTGGTTACTTCAATATTTGGTGGACGACCAGGTATGATTTCGGGTGCTACAGGTGCTGTGGCAGTTGTAATAGTTACTTTGGCCAAGTCACATGGCGTGGAGTATGTCTTTGCTGCAGTAGTGTTGGCTGGTGTGATCCAAATTTTAGCTGGGGTATTTCGTCTGGGTAAATTGATGAGGTTGGTGCCACACCCAGTTATTTTTGGATTTGTCAATGGTCTAGCAATCATCATTTTTATGTCACAGTTGGATCAGTTCAAAGACATGTCTGGCAACTGGCTCACTGGTACACCCTTATACATCTTACTTGGTTTGGTGGTGTTGACCATGTTGATTATTTGGGGACTTCCTAAGTTGACCAAAGTTGTTCCTGCTTCGCTGACTGCTATCTTGGTGATATTTGGTTTGGTGACTTTTTTCGGGATCGATACCAAAACAGTAGGAGATATTGCCTCTATCAAAGGTGGTTTTCCTCCTTTTCATATCCCGATGATCCCGTTTACTTGGGAGACTATGACGATAATTTTTCCATATGCGGCCATTGTAGCAGGCGTAGGTTTGATTGAGAGCTTGTTGACGCTCAATATCATAGATGAAATCACCGAAACTCGTGGTAGAGGAAACAAGGAAGCAGTTGCTCAGGGGACTGCCAACATTTTATCGGGTGTATTTTCTGGAATGGGTGGATGTGCGATGATTGGTCAGAGTTTGATCAATGTATCTGCGGGTGCACGTGCTAGACTGTCTGGAATTGTGGCGGCTGTTATGCTGCTGGTATTCATCATGTTTGGTTCTAGCTTGATCGAAAAATTGCCAATGGCAGCTTTGACAGGACTGATGATCATGGTGTCGATTGGGACTTTCGAATGGGCCAGCCTGAAGACAATCAATAAATTTCCTAAGTCTGATATTTTCGTGATGGTATTGGTGACACTCGTGACGATATTCTTACACAATTTGGCTTTGGCGGTATTGGTAGGGGTGATTATCGCTGCTTTGGTTTTCGCCTGGGACAATGCCAAACGTATCCGTGCGAGAAAGTTTGTGGATGAGCAAGGGGTGAAGCATTACGAGATTTTTGGTCCCTTGTTTTTTGGGTCTGTGACTGTGTTCAATGAGAAATTTGATGTGCTCAATGATCCAAAAGAAGTGGTGATAGACTTTGCAGAAAGCCGTGTGGTAGATATGTCTGCGATCGAAGCGCTCAATAAGCTTACTGAGCGGTATTTGAAGGTGGGTAAAACCGTTCATTTGAAACATCTCAGTCCAGATTGTCAAAAACTCCTAAAGAATGCTGAAGAAGTCATTGATGTGAATATTCTAGAAGATCCAGGTTACAGGGTAGTGGCTGATAAGGTATAAGTCTCAGTGTCTATTCGGCATACAGTCGTTTAGGAGCTACAAGGATGACTTCCTCTCTGTCTACCATTACCTGACCGGGTAAACTACCCTTAGGTTTACGAACATATTTTTTGTGTGTATATATGACAGGGCAGAGGGTGTCATTTTTGCGCTTGGAGTACCATGCCGCGATCTCTGCACTTTGCTCAATGACATGTTTGGGTACTTGGGCATTGTTGACAGTACGTATCACTACGTGAGAGCCTGCCACATCTTTGGCATGTAGCCAAAGGTCATTTTTCTTGGCATATTTTTGTGTCAGAAGGTCATTGTTTTTGGCATTCTTCCCTACCAGCACTTCATATCCATCTATGTTGACCTGAATGAATGGCAATACCTTGTCTGGCATTGATTGGGTAGATTCTACTTTGATATGATCCCGGAGTTCATGTAGAGACTGTGTAGATACGATGGATTCTTGCTGTTGGAGAAGATTGAGAAGCTGTGCCTCCTTTCTCTCTAGGTTTTTCTGGGCTGTACTGATCTCAATCCCTTGATTTTTTGATTTTCGGTAGTAGGTTTCTGCACTGAGTTGCAAACTTTGATGCGCCTTTATTTTGATCTTGATGTCTTGATTGTTGTAAAAGTCAAATAAGGTAATCTCATTTTGCTCTGGTCTAATGGCTACATGGAGATTGGCCATCAAAATATTGGCTATCTCGTCATAGCCACGAGATTGCTCCAGTGCTTGGATGCGCTCCATAGTATTGGCGATGTAGGCTTCAGTTTTGGAAATCTCCTTTTCCAGTTGTCTCAGTGCGGTTGATTTTTCCTTTTTGAAGTGATACTCTACAAAGAATGCTTTGGCAAAGGCATTGCAAGCTTCTACACTGTCTGAAAACACCTTTGGCTCTGTATCCAAGGCAATTGGCACCAGACTTAGTTTGGGGACATAGTCGCCCAGATACAGGTATATCTGATGAGAAGTCAGTATGGATAGACAATCTTGCAACAAGGATTTTTTTTGATCCACGGAAGCCATGGAGTAACCTTTTTCTTCCAAATATTGATAAATGGTCTTGTCAAAAGTTGGAAACAGCTGCTTCAAATTAAAATCCTCTTTGACCCAAGCTGCTTCACTTTGGTCGATGTTTCTATCCAAAGCCGTCAAGAGAATTTCTTGATCTTTGGGCATGTCATTTCTGAACATAGAGTGGTAGTCCCCCATCTGATAGAGGATGACATTGCTGCGTCTACCATGCAACTTGAATAGCAAGGTAAATGTGCCAAGGTATATGGATAGGCATCTTTCGTTGTTGAATACTTTGATGCTGCTTACTTCTTTGTCATAGGCCTTTTGGAACAGATCTACCGAATTGCGTTTGGCTCTGGCGAAATTTTCTGGAAAGGAGAGTAGGGACATCTCACCTTCGAGATTGGCTTTGATATGAAAATGTGCATCTGCATCTTCAAAGCGTAGAATCAGTTCGTTGCGATTTTGACTGAAACAACTGATCAGTTTCTTGCCGATGAGGTGGGTGGATAGGTCATCAGCCAACAAGCGCAAAAAGTAGTAGTTGAATTGCATCAGCAGTAGAAACTCTGACCATCAAATGCCAGTGATACATGAGGAGGGAGGGTCTTCTGTACTTCCTGATGCAAGCCTAAATAATGGCTAATGTGTGTGAAAAATGCCTTCTTAGGTTTTAGTTCGTTGACCAATGCCAAAGCCTCGCTCAAGGTGAAATGTGAGATGTGCTCTTTGATTTGTAGCGCATTGAGGACCAGTACATCGAGACCCTTTAGCTTTTCTTTTTCTTCATCGGCAATCGTCTTTGCATCTGTGATGTATGCGAAGGAACCAATTTTAAATCCATAGACGGGGAGTTGAAAGTGCATCACTTCTACAGGTTCAATATCCACTCCGTTGATCGTGAAAGGTTGGTTTTGGATAGGGTGAACCTCCACCGTAGGTACTCCCGGGTATTTGGTATCAGCAAACACATAGGAGAACTCTTCTTTGAGTCTATCGATCACACTAGGACGTGCATAGATAGGCATATCCATTTTTTGTTTGAAATTGAAGCTACGGATATCGTCTAGTCCTGCTACATGATCTTTGTGCTCATGAGTGAACAATACAGCGTCCAGTTGCTTGACTCTATTTAGTAGCATTTGTTGCCTGAAATCTGGGCCAGTATCTACCACAAGGGTAGTATTGTCCTTTTCGATCAGAATAGAGGATCTGAGACGCTGATTTTTGAAGTCTACACTGCTGCATACTGCACATTCACATGCTATCACAGGTATCCCTTGCGAAGTGCCAGTACCTAGAAATGTTATTTTCAAAGTTCGAGTTCTTTTTGTGAAAAGAGTTCTTGTAAGAAAGTTAGGTTTTTAGGACTCATTTTGTCTTGAGACAATTTGACCTCCTTGAGTATATCCATCAGACAGTTGATTTTACCATCTAGTGAGTAAAATTTGTTGACTATGATGACTTTTGTTTCATTCAAAATGCAGTACCCTGATTGAAAATTGCCCTTTTCGTAGCGCAATACATAATCTGATTCTGAAAATAGATCTTCAAGTTTATTCAAAAAATGATTGGTGTACTTAATCATGATCTTCTGTGTACATCTTGACCTTGTCGACCAACAAGTCGAAATTGAGGGGTTTAGGAATGTATTCGTTGATACCTACTTCTTTGAAATCACTGATAGAGTAGTTCTTAGCATTGCCGGTAATGGCCAATATTGGGATTTGAGATTTGATCGGATCACTCAATCCTCTGATATGCTTGGCACACTCCATGCCATCCATCTGTGGCATATTGATGTCCATGAGTATCAGGTCATAATCTTCGCTATTCAATTTTTCTAATACTTCTTTGCCATTTTTGACCGCAGTGATACTGAAATTTTGAATTTGAAGTATTTTTTTGGTTAGATTTTGGATAACTGAGCTGTCCTCTGCAATTATTATTTTTTTCATTTTAAGCTGAGTTTAACCATATAAAAATTCCTTTTGATGAATCCAATGCTTGTGAAATAAAGGTGGCAAAACAAAAATCCAATTTAGTGACAATCTATTAGTTTTTTAGAATGTTTTTGTAGTTTTCTTGGAATTCCATGTAGGATTCTAATATCCCTTCCAATTTTATTTTCAAATCTGTTGTGTCCTGTTCTTTGAGTTGTTTTTCTAAGCTGATCACTTTGCTTTCCAATATTTCTATTCCCAATGTGCCCGAACTGCCTTTCAAGGTATGCAGCTCTTTTCGGATTTCTTCGATCTCTCCTTGATCATACAGCTTGAAGCAGCGTCCGATTTGTTCACGGGCTTCGTTCTCAAAATCTGACAAGACGGAATTCAACAATTCCTTTCCTCCGTATTTTGATAGCTGGTTGAGTGTATTCTGGTTAATAATTAATCCCAATTTGTCTTCGCTTAGAACCTGCTTAATTTCTTTAGGTTCAAAATTAACATGATCCATGACCTTTTTGATCACGACCTGCGCTTTAATTGGTTTGGCTACATAATCATCGAGTCCTGCGGCAAGGAACTTTTTCTCATCGTCTTCCATTGAATAGGCTGTCATGGCTACTATGGGAGGGAGATTGGCGATTCCGAGGAATTTTAGCTTTTGAGTCGTTTGGATACCATCCATCTCAGGCATCTGGATATCCATGAAGATCAAGTCGTACTCTTTCACCATGGCTAGGTCTATGGCTGCCTGTCCACTGTCAGCAGTATCTACCTGACAACCTGCCTTGAGTAGTATTTGGCTTGCGACCGTTCTGTTGACTTTGTTGTCATCCACAACCAAGATTGTCGGTGTTTTGAGAGCAAACTCCTTAGGTACTCTGATTCGTTCTTCTGGTTCGATGGTTTCTGCTTTGGGATTTTCTATCACACCTGCTTCGAAAGTAAACCAAAAAGTACTGCCCAGTCCAGGAGTAGATGCTACGCCAATTTTTCCGCCCATGGATTTGACCAATTCCTTGGAAATGGCCAGTCCAAGTCCAGTACCTCCATAAGATTTGGTGCTGGTATTGTCTAGTTGATTGAAGTTGACGAATAGCTTTTCAATTTCTGATTTTTTGATTCCAATTCCTTCATCTTTGACTTGTACTTTGAATTGGTGTTTGTTATCAGAGGTGCTTTGTAGTATCAGGCTGATGTTGATGGTGCCTTTGTCATTGGAGAACTTGATGGCATTGCTCGTCAAGTTAGAAAGGATTTGAAAGAGTCTTGTTTCATCAACCATTACCGATTCTGGTGTGTTTTCGGCGATGTGGTAGTAGATACAAGAATTGTTCAGCTGCGCCTGCTGAGAAAATAAATCATAGAGTTTTTCGAAAGTTGATACCAATCGAACAGGCTTTTCTCTCAACTCCATTTTACCCGCTTCGATTTTGGACAAGTCCAAGATGTCATTCAAAATCACCATCAAAGTCTCTGAGGACTTTTTGATGGTTTTGATGTATTCATATTGCTCTTCATCTAGATTGGTACTTCCCATGAGGTCAATCATGCCGATGATTCCATTCATTGGAGTCCTAATCTCATGGCTCATGTTGGCAAGAAAACGCTCTTTGATGGCCAATGAGTTTTCTGCAAAATCTTTGGCTTGACGCAATTCGATATTGGTACGTTTGAGTTCTGATATATCTCTTGCTACACCTTCCACCCCTATGATTTTGTTGTCACGGTAGATCATTCGGATGTTGCAGATGAAATCTATGTTGTCTCCCTTGGGTCGTTTGAGTCGTGCCTCAAGATTTTGTAGAGCTTTCTTTTTGAGTAATTCTTCTAGTATGAATTCTGGTGTGTAATCTGACACAAAAATACTCATGATGTTTTTACCGAGCACTTCGTTGACCTCCATGCCAATGGTACTCACGGATGGACTAATCATCTCGATTCGTCCTGTCAGATCCCAGCGGATGTAGATATCCTGTATGGATTCGAAGATCTCCCTAAACTTGAATTCGCTCTCTGCCAAGGCTATCTCTGAGTTCTTTTTTTCGGTAATGTCGTGTGCAATTACCGATACTTCTTCGATCTGTCCATCTGCTTTGATGATCGGGTTGATGAACACCTCAGTCCATGTAGTAGTAAGGTCTGTTTTGGTCTCCTTGCTCTGAAAATTGACAGGTTCTCCTTTGAACGCCTCTTTATAATATTGATCCCAGTTTTGACGACCATCTATGTGTATCTCAGTACCAGTGGAGATGGTTGTTCTAAAATTCTCTTCGAGGCAATGCGCAAATTCATCATTGAACGAGGTGAGTTTAAACGCCTGATCCACAGACCAGATTTGATGACTGGAACTTTGAAAAATTGCTCTTAACCTCGCATCTTGATCTGTGATCTTTTCTTCGTTGTTTTTTCGTTCGATTGCCAAAGAAATCTGACTGGAAACGAAAAAGAGCAGTTCAAGGTCTTTGTAACTGTAATCAGACCTATCCTCATAAGAATGGATGGTCAGTAGACCAATGTTTTTGTTGCCAATGGTGATGGGTACGCCTAGCCAAACCTTGGGTAACTTGGCAGATTGATCCAGTTTCAAGCTTGCAATCTTGGCTTGTATGTCCTCTTCGTAGAGCATTTTGGCTTGGGTGCTACCCATCACATATTCTCCCAACACTTCATTGACCTGTTGTTCTGTAAGGATTTCCTTCTCATCTGTCAGTATGGTTCTGAAATAGGGGATGGATTTCTTTTCTTCGGTCTCTATCAAAATAGAAATGTTGTGAATCACTAGTATGTTTTCCAACTCGTGGAATAGGTTCTGATAGAGCTCGTTGAGCTGCATTCCCTCTATGTTGTAGCTGGCGATTTTGGAGTAGAGTGATTGCGCTTTTTCCGTTCTGATTCTTTCAGTAATATCATAGAAAATGCCTCTGAATTGTGCCCTGCCATTCATGTCAAATGAACAATTGACCCGACCCGATACGAAGATTTTCTTTCCTTGATCAGAAAGAAAAACACATTCGAACCGGTCTATGCTTTCACCTTTGATGATTTTGTCAAGGTTTTCTACTGTTTTGGACCATTCATCGACACTGACTATGTCCTTAAATTTGAGCTGGTACACGAGATGATTATACCCTAGCTTTTCGATCCATGCTTTGTTGACAAATTGGAAAGTACCATCCTGATCAAATATCTGAATCAAGTCATAAGAGTTGTCAAACAATTCGGTTAACTGGTCATTGGTGCGTTCTAATTCCTTCTTGACTTTTTGGCGTTCTGTGATATTCTCACCGATTAGACTGATCCCTGATACTTCGTTGAGTGCGTCCTTGAGGAAAATGACATTGAATCTTACATGGATCTCCTCATCAATGGAGCTGAAAAGCTTCCCCTGTAACTGATCTGAATATTTGCCTTCATGTGAAAGATTGGCATACTTTTTTTGATTGATGTTTGAAGTACTGTCTGGGACAAATACCTCAAACAAGTTTCTGCCTACCAATGATTCCAAATCTGTTTTTAAAAAGTCCAAGAGTTTGCGATTGCAAAACCGAATAGTTCCCTCAGTATCAGTGGTCAGGGCGACTACCTCTGAGGTGTCTAAGGATTCCTGCATTTTGGACTCAGCTGAGGCGATTGCTTCCTCACGGGTCGTTTCTAATTCCAGACTTTTGCGCTCAGTGGTATCTACGGCCGCACAGATGTATCCCAGGAATTTGTTGTTCTTGGAATAGCGAGGTACGCCAGTATCTAGTAACCACCTGTAGTGGCCTTCTGTGTCTTTAATTCTAAAGGAGTATTCGTATTTTTTGTGTTTCCCTATCGCAAAATCCAAGGCGCTCAGGTATTGGAGCCTGTCTTCTGGATGAATCAGTTCTTTCCAAGTCTCGTATTTGTTTTCGTCAGAGGAGCCTAGTAGATCATGCCAGCCTTTGTTGAAGTAGGTGATCTTGTTGCTTTCATCTGTGATACGAATAAAAACGGGCGCATTGTCAGCGATAGAATTGGCTGTACTTGTTTTGCTTTGTGTGCCTTCGATCAGATCCAAATGAGCAAGGTAGCGCTCATCTTTTACTTTACTCAAGGTGCATATTGTAGAAAAAGACTTTCCACTTTTATCGACAAATTCAAACTCAAAAGGCTCGCTTTGATCAAAGCTTGCTTTCTTCACCTGATATGCCCAATTTTTCTTGCTTTGTTCCCCATCCATTTGGTAGATAGGGAGTACTTCTTCTATAGTCTTGTCTACAAAGTCGCTGGCGAAAACAAATTTGTCTTCCGCCTTAGGACTAAACTCAATGATTTCTGCCCCTTCGAATATAAAAAAATAGCTGGCTGACGATTCGAGGAGTAGATCATACTTGTTGTGCAGTTCTTTCAGTTCACTTTTGAGTTTGCTGATTTCATTGACAAGTTCAGATCTCTCTTGATTTAGGATCGCCATTCTTATCGGTTAGATAGTATTTCGTAAAGTGATAAAATTAGTAAGAATAATTTAGATTATTCCTAGACCAAATGGAATCTTACTAAGGGAAGTATATTGGGTACTTTATTAATCCTTTTTTGCCACAGACAAGTAAAAAATGAGTCAATACACAGTTTTTTCTCAAATAA is part of the Reichenbachiella agarivorans genome and harbors:
- a CDS encoding response regulator, coding for MKKIIIAEDSSVIQNLTKKILQIQNFSITAVKNGKEVLEKLNSEDYDLILMDINMPQMDGMECAKHIRGLSDPIKSQIPILAITGNAKNYSISDFKEVGINEYIPKPLNFDLLVDKVKMYTEDHD
- a CDS encoding anti-sigma factor family protein — encoded protein: MGNKIDEVKMMDYLYGEMSADELLEFEKLLGEDAQLRAKVEELSAVQGVLGSVEAQDVVIPSFALADKAMDLQRGWLNHSSFKWSLSVAASILILLTTAYWMEFKVVQNQGQLYIGFGQSIDSAPAISAQQVQQMIDEAVTQQKISTQTELGLLASSMDEKLNENHKKNQNALKQGLLNHKIKTDEVLKLYVAQLNEGNKKMIENFFVVSNKTQKEYMNTVLADFNEFYQNQRNYDMEMIQSNLGMMQDNYSVRQLEQENLLANLYDIVKTQSK
- a CDS encoding NFACT RNA binding domain-containing protein yields the protein MQFNYYFLRLLADDLSTHLIGKKLISCFSQNRNELILRFEDADAHFHIKANLEGEMSLLSFPENFARAKRNSVDLFQKAYDKEVSSIKVFNNERCLSIYLGTFTLLFKLHGRRSNVILYQMGDYHSMFRNDMPKDQEILLTALDRNIDQSEAAWVKEDFNLKQLFPTFDKTIYQYLEEKGYSMASVDQKKSLLQDCLSILTSHQIYLYLGDYVPKLSLVPIALDTEPKVFSDSVEACNAFAKAFFVEYHFKKEKSTALRQLEKEISKTEAYIANTMERIQALEQSRGYDEIANILMANLHVAIRPEQNEITLFDFYNNQDIKIKIKAHQSLQLSAETYYRKSKNQGIEISTAQKNLERKEAQLLNLLQQQESIVSTQSLHELRDHIKVESTQSMPDKVLPFIQVNIDGYEVLVGKNAKNNDLLTQKYAKKNDLWLHAKDVAGSHVVIRTVNNAQVPKHVIEQSAEIAAWYSKRKNDTLCPVIYTHKKYVRKPKGSLPGQVMVDREEVILVAPKRLYAE
- a CDS encoding SulP family inorganic anion transporter; its protein translation is MKNYLNLFDFKQKVNYKSEILSGLTVALALVPEAVAFALIAGLSPLTGLYAAFMMGLVTSIFGGRPGMISGATGAVAVVIVTLAKSHGVEYVFAAVVLAGVIQILAGVFRLGKLMRLVPHPVIFGFVNGLAIIIFMSQLDQFKDMSGNWLTGTPLYILLGLVVLTMLIIWGLPKLTKVVPASLTAILVIFGLVTFFGIDTKTVGDIASIKGGFPPFHIPMIPFTWETMTIIFPYAAIVAGVGLIESLLTLNIIDEITETRGRGNKEAVAQGTANILSGVFSGMGGCAMIGQSLINVSAGARARLSGIVAAVMLLVFIMFGSSLIEKLPMAALTGLMIMVSIGTFEWASLKTINKFPKSDIFVMVLVTLVTIFLHNLALAVLVGVIIAALVFAWDNAKRIRARKFVDEQGVKHYEIFGPLFFGSVTVFNEKFDVLNDPKEVVIDFAESRVVDMSAIEALNKLTERYLKVGKTVHLKHLSPDCQKLLKNAEEVIDVNILEDPGYRVVADKV
- a CDS encoding MBL fold metallo-hydrolase: MKITFLGTGTSQGIPVIACECAVCSSVDFKNQRLRSSILIEKDNTTLVVDTGPDFRQQMLLNRVKQLDAVLFTHEHKDHVAGLDDIRSFNFKQKMDMPIYARPSVIDRLKEEFSYVFADTKYPGVPTVEVHPIQNQPFTINGVDIEPVEVMHFQLPVYGFKIGSFAYITDAKTIADEEKEKLKGLDVLVLNALQIKEHISHFTLSEALALVNELKPKKAFFTHISHYLGLHQEVQKTLPPHVSLAFDGQSFYC
- a CDS encoding PAS domain S-box protein, giving the protein MAILNQERSELVNEISKLKSELKELHNKYDLLLESSASYFFIFEGAEIIEFSPKAEDKFVFASDFVDKTIEEVLPIYQMDGEQSKKNWAYQVKKASFDQSEPFEFEFVDKSGKSFSTICTLSKVKDERYLAHLDLIEGTQSKTSTANSIADNAPVFIRITDESNKITYFNKGWHDLLGSSDENKYETWKELIHPEDRLQYLSALDFAIGKHKKYEYSFRIKDTEGHYRWLLDTGVPRYSKNNKFLGYICAAVDTTERKSLELETTREEAIASAESKMQESLDTSEVVALTTDTEGTIRFCNRKLLDFLKTDLESLVGRNLFEVFVPDSTSNINQKKYANLSHEGKYSDQLQGKLFSSIDEEIHVRFNVIFLKDALNEVSGISLIGENITERQKVKKELERTNDQLTELFDNSYDLIQIFDQDGTFQFVNKAWIEKLGYNHLVYQLKFKDIVSVDEWSKTVENLDKIIKGESIDRFECVFLSDQGKKIFVSGRVNCSFDMNGRAQFRGIFYDITERIRTEKAQSLYSKIASYNIEGMQLNELYQNLFHELENILVIHNISILIETEEKKSIPYFRTILTDEKEILTEQQVNEVLGEYVMGSTQAKMLYEEDIQAKIASLKLDQSAKLPKVWLGVPITIGNKNIGLLTIHSYEDRSDYSYKDLELLFFVSSQISLAIERKNNEEKITDQDARLRAIFQSSSHQIWSVDQAFKLTSFNDEFAHCLEENFRTTISTGTEIHIDGRQNWDQYYKEAFKGEPVNFQSKETKTDLTTTWTEVFINPIIKADGQIEEVSVIAHDITEKKNSEIALAESEFKFREIFESIQDIYIRWDLTGRIEMISPSVSTIGMEVNEVLGKNIMSIFVSDYTPEFILEELLKKKALQNLEARLKRPKGDNIDFICNIRMIYRDNKIIGVEGVARDISELKRTNIELRQAKDFAENSLAIKERFLANMSHEIRTPMNGIIGMIDLMGSTNLDEEQYEYIKTIKKSSETLMVILNDILDLSKIEAGKMELREKPVRLVSTFEKLYDLFSQQAQLNNSCIYYHIAENTPESVMVDETRLFQILSNLTSNAIKFSNDKGTINISLILQSTSDNKHQFKVQVKDEGIGIKKSEIEKLFVNFNQLDNTSTKSYGGTGLGLAISKELVKSMGGKIGVASTPGLGSTFWFTFEAGVIENPKAETIEPEERIRVPKEFALKTPTILVVDDNKVNRTVASQILLKAGCQVDTADSGQAAIDLAMVKEYDLIFMDIQMPEMDGIQTTQKLKFLGIANLPPIVAMTAYSMEDDEKKFLAAGLDDYVAKPIKAQVVIKKVMDHVNFEPKEIKQVLSEDKLGLIINQNTLNQLSKYGGKELLNSVLSDFENEAREQIGRCFKLYDQGEIEEIRKELHTLKGSSGTLGIEILESKVISLEKQLKEQDTTDLKIKLEGILESYMEFQENYKNILKN